Proteins encoded by one window of Swingsia samuiensis:
- a CDS encoding fatty acyl-AMP ligase, translated as MTEDNQKPTDHLVPTPSRSGLTRRYGDFSSFSAALDYAAQGESGFNIYSGRGKLLEALPYRLLREQAISTAKRLLGSGLNVGDRVAIIAESDGDFARIFFGCQYAGLVPAPLPLPVAFGGKENYVATLRGMIKSAQARAVIVPDVIQSWTDDIIKDLDLAFGGSPALLSEKPIIDIQLPDIKSDDLSYLQFSSGSTRFPVGVAVTQEAGLANAKAIAKDGLKVFPSEDTRDDRCVSWLPLYHDMGLVGFFLTPLTCQLSVDLLPTREFARRPHVWLDLISRNRGTISYSPSFGYELCARRNAPPEIDLSSWRIAGIGGDMIRHHILEGFAERFAPNHFDQRAFVASYGMAEATLAISFAPLNEGIQTDTIDLRTLEHDGLAQKSDDQSQALRTFVLCGTVLPDHQIEVRNPEGAVLSDRHLGRVFVKGPSLMKGYFKRQDETDAVLDQHGWLDTGDLGYFLNGQIVITGRAKDLIIVNGRNIWPQDLEWSAESEITSLRSNDVAVFSLETQTGENIVALVQCRATEEDSRKQLQDDIASLFRRQHGVDVRVILVPPKTLPQTSSGKLTRAKAKAMLLSGEFDVSDNADLSVA; from the coding sequence TTGACCGAGGACAACCAGAAACCAACCGACCACCTTGTTCCAACGCCTAGCCGTTCAGGTCTAACGCGACGATATGGTGATTTTTCCAGCTTTTCCGCTGCGCTTGATTACGCAGCACAAGGGGAAAGCGGATTTAATATCTATTCCGGCCGAGGCAAGCTCTTAGAGGCTTTGCCTTATCGTCTGTTACGTGAGCAAGCTATATCAACAGCAAAACGTCTCCTTGGTTCAGGCTTGAACGTTGGAGATCGTGTAGCAATTATTGCCGAGAGTGATGGCGATTTTGCTCGTATATTCTTCGGTTGTCAGTACGCTGGCCTTGTTCCGGCTCCTCTTCCATTACCTGTCGCTTTTGGTGGAAAAGAAAACTACGTCGCTACCCTACGTGGTATGATTAAAAGTGCTCAAGCACGTGCTGTCATTGTTCCAGATGTTATTCAAAGCTGGACGGATGACATTATTAAAGACCTTGATCTTGCTTTTGGTGGTTCACCAGCACTTTTATCTGAAAAACCCATTATAGACATTCAACTCCCTGATATAAAATCTGATGATTTGTCTTACCTCCAGTTTTCATCAGGCAGTACACGCTTTCCTGTCGGGGTCGCCGTTACACAAGAAGCAGGGCTTGCCAACGCTAAAGCCATTGCAAAAGACGGGTTAAAGGTTTTCCCATCTGAAGATACACGTGATGATCGTTGTGTCTCTTGGCTTCCTCTCTATCATGATATGGGGCTAGTTGGGTTTTTCTTAACCCCTCTCACATGCCAACTTAGCGTTGACCTTCTTCCAACACGCGAGTTTGCTCGTCGTCCACATGTTTGGCTGGATCTCATATCGCGCAACCGAGGAACGATCTCTTATAGCCCTTCTTTTGGTTATGAGTTATGCGCTCGTCGCAACGCCCCTCCAGAGATTGATCTATCAAGTTGGCGTATCGCTGGAATCGGTGGTGATATGATCCGCCATCATATTTTAGAGGGTTTTGCTGAGCGCTTTGCCCCTAACCATTTTGATCAGCGCGCGTTTGTTGCAAGCTATGGAATGGCTGAAGCAACATTAGCAATTAGCTTTGCTCCTTTAAATGAAGGCATACAAACAGATACCATTGATTTACGCACTCTTGAACATGATGGGTTAGCACAAAAATCGGATGATCAATCTCAGGCTTTACGGACCTTTGTTCTATGCGGAACTGTTTTGCCAGATCATCAAATTGAAGTGCGCAACCCAGAAGGCGCAGTTTTATCCGACCGTCATCTTGGAAGAGTATTTGTTAAAGGCCCTAGCCTTATGAAAGGCTATTTCAAACGCCAAGATGAAACCGACGCCGTCCTCGATCAGCATGGTTGGCTAGATACGGGTGATCTTGGTTACTTCCTCAATGGGCAGATTGTTATTACAGGGCGCGCTAAAGATCTTATCATTGTTAATGGGCGCAATATTTGGCCGCAAGACCTTGAGTGGTCGGCTGAAAGTGAAATCACTAGCCTTCGCTCGAATGATGTTGCTGTATTCTCTTTAGAAACACAAACAGGCGAAAACATCGTTGCTCTTGTTCAATGTCGAGCAACAGAAGAAGATAGCCGTAAGCAATTACAGGATGATATAGCCAGTTTATTTAGGCGTCAGCATGGTGTGGACGTTCGAGTGATTCTGGTTCCTCCCAAAACCCTACCTCAAACCTCCTCTGGAAAACTAACACGAGCTAAAGCAAAAGCCATGTTACTCTCTGGAGAATTTGATGTGTCTGACAATGCCGATTTGTCTGTAGCATAA
- the cysG gene encoding siroheme synthase CysG, with protein sequence MALSDAEQGWFPISLRLKNERVLLVGGGEVAVNKGRLLLDHGAKIEVVAEHLNAIIQGWVDLGVVDYIGQSVKEDILKEIIPGCRLVYAATDDRAVNRVVARLADELRVPVCAVDDPAPSSFITPAQVRRGSVRIAISTAGGAPVLARRLREEIEGWLPEGTGSLASYMRSRRMKVSTRYPDVQNRKRIWEDFLDGRGAEYARSGDAEKADQILDNLLDGYAKNGEVWIVGAGPGDPDLLTLKALHCMQNADVVLYDNLLPKVLLERVRRDAELIFVGKQKDRHAMPQDLINEEIIKHARAGQRVLRLKGGDPFIFGRGGEEVESLMQAGVAFKVVPGITAASGCAAYAGIPLTHRDCAQACLFVTGHARADGQLDLPWSDMADRRQTVVIYMGISTLPLLMEGLKEHGLPSDWPVAVVERGTQTTQRVVVGTLGDIAQKVRELDVKSPALIIVGKVVGHRVVSL encoded by the coding sequence ATGGCCTTATCTGATGCTGAGCAGGGTTGGTTCCCTATATCACTTCGTTTGAAAAACGAGCGCGTGTTGCTGGTTGGAGGAGGTGAGGTTGCTGTTAATAAAGGGCGATTGCTTTTAGATCATGGGGCTAAAATTGAAGTTGTTGCAGAACATTTAAATGCGATTATTCAAGGATGGGTTGACCTTGGGGTTGTTGATTATATTGGTCAGAGTGTAAAAGAAGATATTTTAAAAGAGATCATTCCCGGTTGTCGATTGGTTTATGCTGCGACGGATGATCGAGCGGTTAATCGTGTTGTTGCGCGCTTAGCGGATGAATTAAGGGTTCCAGTTTGTGCTGTTGATGACCCGGCTCCATCGAGTTTTATAACGCCTGCACAAGTGAGGCGTGGTTCTGTTAGAATTGCTATATCAACAGCAGGCGGAGCTCCTGTTTTAGCACGACGTTTAAGAGAGGAAATAGAAGGCTGGCTTCCAGAAGGGACTGGGAGTTTGGCTTCTTATATGCGTTCCCGGCGGATGAAAGTGTCAACCCGGTATCCGGATGTACAAAACCGTAAGCGCATATGGGAAGATTTTCTGGATGGTCGTGGTGCGGAGTATGCTCGATCAGGGGATGCAGAAAAAGCAGATCAGATTTTAGATAATTTATTGGATGGTTATGCAAAAAATGGTGAGGTGTGGATCGTGGGGGCCGGGCCTGGGGATCCGGATTTATTAACGTTAAAGGCCTTGCACTGCATGCAAAATGCAGATGTTGTTTTGTATGATAATCTTCTTCCCAAGGTTCTGTTAGAGCGTGTGAGGCGGGATGCGGAGCTGATTTTTGTTGGGAAACAAAAAGACCGGCATGCGATGCCTCAAGATCTTATTAATGAAGAGATTATAAAGCATGCACGAGCAGGGCAAAGAGTATTAAGACTAAAAGGGGGAGATCCTTTTATTTTCGGTCGAGGAGGAGAAGAAGTTGAATCTCTTATGCAGGCCGGTGTTGCATTTAAAGTTGTTCCAGGAATTACCGCGGCGAGTGGTTGTGCTGCGTATGCCGGAATCCCATTAACCCATCGTGATTGTGCTCAAGCCTGTTTGTTTGTGACGGGGCATGCACGGGCAGATGGTCAGTTGGATCTGCCATGGTCTGATATGGCTGACCGGCGCCAGACGGTCGTTATTTATATGGGAATATCCACTCTTCCTTTGTTGATGGAAGGGTTGAAAGAGCATGGTTTGCCTTCAGATTGGCCTGTAGCGGTTGTTGAGCGCGGCACGCAGACAACACAACGCGTGGTGGTTGGAACGTTAGGTGATATCGCTCAAAAGGTACGAGAGTTGGATGTTAAATCCCCAGCGTTAATTATCGTTGGAAAAGTTGTGGGCCATAGGGTCGTTTCTCTTTAA
- a CDS encoding glutaminase — translation MSLAQIISEISYEMQGEKDRGKTASYIPSLAQVDLHHWGMAIVDRDGKMYASGDSHKQFSIQSVSKVFGLSLALDLEGDDLWERVRQEPSGSPFNSIIQLESEHGIPRNPFINAGAIVVSDILVSKYGFQGAQGALLQLLNPLVSNIDGMFIDYELAQEEDETGFRNRALTNYMKNFDNIHNSVDETLGFYFRQCALSMNCQQLAEAGAFLMSAGINPRNGKRVLSTRHTQTTLALMMMCGHYDGSGAFAVRVGLPGKSGVGGGILAIVPGVASIAVWSPGLNEKGNSLLGTKSLERLVQKTGWSVFRY, via the coding sequence GTGTCTTTGGCACAAATTATTTCTGAAATTTCGTATGAGATGCAGGGTGAGAAAGACCGAGGGAAAACCGCAAGTTACATTCCTTCTTTAGCGCAAGTAGACTTGCATCATTGGGGAATGGCAATCGTTGATCGAGATGGCAAAATGTATGCCTCTGGAGATTCCCATAAGCAATTCTCGATACAAAGTGTATCGAAGGTTTTTGGCTTGAGTTTGGCCCTTGACTTAGAGGGAGATGATTTATGGGAGCGTGTTCGGCAAGAACCTTCAGGAAGTCCGTTTAACTCAATCATTCAGTTAGAAAGTGAGCATGGCATTCCTCGGAATCCGTTTATTAATGCGGGTGCGATTGTTGTTTCTGATATTTTGGTTTCAAAATATGGGTTTCAAGGAGCGCAAGGTGCTCTTTTACAGTTGTTGAACCCATTGGTGTCTAACATTGATGGAATGTTTATTGATTATGAGTTAGCGCAAGAAGAGGATGAGACAGGGTTTAGAAACCGGGCATTAACGAATTACATGAAAAATTTTGATAATATTCATAATTCCGTTGATGAGACATTGGGGTTTTATTTTAGGCAATGCGCTTTATCGATGAATTGTCAGCAATTAGCTGAAGCAGGCGCATTTCTTATGTCCGCCGGAATAAACCCTCGAAATGGTAAACGTGTTTTGTCGACAAGACACACGCAAACAACACTCGCACTAATGATGATGTGTGGTCATTATGATGGGTCTGGGGCTTTTGCCGTTCGCGTTGGTCTTCCCGGAAAGTCGGGGGTAGGGGGAGGTATTCTGGCTATTGTTCCGGGGGTAGCGTCAATTGCGGTATGGTCGCCCGGGTTAAATGAAAAAGGAAATTCATTATTGGGAACAAAATCCTTAGAACGCTTGGTTCAAAAGACGGGGTGGAGTGTATTCCGATATTAA
- a CDS encoding Nramp family divalent metal transporter: MSQNKSLSEVFSSIRLPEKNTVWFKRFLAFVGPGYMISVGYMDPGNWETDIQGGAQYGYTLLCSIILSNLIAILLQALAARLGIATGKDLAQACKAYFPPFINIPLWFACEIAIIACDLAEVIGTAVALQLLFGFPLIMGALISAFDAILVLLLMGKGFRYLESFVISLISIIAVCFFIQLIAASPPLPSIFQNILPSAQVIKNPGMLYIAIGIIGATVMPHNLYLHSSIVQTRAYERSVEGKTEAIKWATLDSSIALMFALFINAAILIVSAAAFHTTGHKDVSEISEAYRLLSPALGISAASTLFAVALLAAGTNSTVTGTLAGQIIMEGFLNLKIPSWARRLITRSLAIIPVIFVILLYGEQKIDSLLMLSQIILSFQLPFAIIPLVLFSSKTNIMKEFVIPKPIAFLSWAVSIFIIILNIKLIIDSFT, encoded by the coding sequence ATGTCACAAAACAAAAGTTTATCTGAAGTTTTTTCAAGTATACGCCTACCAGAAAAAAATACAGTTTGGTTTAAACGATTTTTAGCGTTTGTTGGTCCCGGATACATGATATCGGTTGGCTATATGGACCCAGGAAACTGGGAAACAGATATCCAAGGCGGAGCTCAATACGGCTATACTTTGCTATGCAGTATTATTCTCTCAAATTTAATTGCTATCCTCCTACAAGCTTTAGCAGCCCGCTTAGGGATTGCGACAGGAAAAGACTTAGCTCAAGCTTGTAAAGCTTACTTTCCTCCTTTTATTAATATTCCTCTTTGGTTTGCATGTGAAATTGCCATTATCGCCTGTGACCTTGCTGAAGTTATAGGCACAGCAGTGGCATTACAGCTTTTATTTGGTTTCCCCTTAATAATGGGCGCCTTAATATCTGCTTTTGATGCCATTCTTGTTTTACTTCTTATGGGAAAAGGATTCAGATACTTAGAGTCTTTTGTGATTAGCCTCATAAGTATTATTGCTGTTTGTTTTTTCATTCAGCTTATTGCGGCTTCTCCTCCACTACCATCTATCTTCCAGAATATTCTTCCGTCTGCTCAGGTTATTAAAAACCCCGGCATGCTCTACATTGCCATTGGCATAATTGGCGCGACCGTTATGCCGCATAATCTCTATTTACATTCCTCCATCGTGCAAACACGCGCTTATGAACGCTCTGTTGAAGGAAAAACAGAAGCTATAAAATGGGCGACCTTGGATAGTTCTATAGCTCTTATGTTTGCTCTTTTTATCAACGCTGCCATACTCATCGTATCGGCCGCAGCTTTTCATACGACAGGCCACAAAGATGTATCTGAAATTAGCGAAGCATACCGTTTGCTCTCTCCAGCCCTTGGAATAAGCGCAGCCTCTACATTATTTGCTGTTGCTTTATTAGCTGCTGGAACAAACTCTACGGTAACAGGCACTCTCGCTGGTCAAATTATTATGGAGGGTTTCTTAAACTTAAAAATTCCTAGCTGGGCAAGACGATTAATCACCCGAAGTCTAGCCATTATTCCTGTAATTTTTGTTATACTCCTCTATGGAGAGCAAAAAATTGACTCTCTGTTAATGCTCAGTCAAATCATTCTCTCTTTCCAGCTGCCATTTGCCATTATCCCTCTTGTTCTATTTTCTTCAAAAACAAATATTATGAAAGAATTTGTAATACCAAAACCCATAGCCTTTCTTTCATGGGCTGTTTCTATATTTATTATTATACTCAATATTAAGCTCATCATTGATAGTTTTACATAA
- a CDS encoding YfdX family protein, giving the protein MRSLLAALLIATTFSTPAWASGSKLHAEWENFKAHRAFHHLSVDGQKAFADILKAHDLLQAGKTDPAVPLLYDAQKRLAAAQKADQRFKAAESQLQPAPQHQADANHKATEGTVDWLPLGGEFIVSESLSPEKKAAVATANTQLKSGDSKQAAQTMQVVGVDADFIIALAPLQPTIGALNRANIFTEGRQPTQALSALDDILDSLVFVSENSIIQNDPAAGTSAPSK; this is encoded by the coding sequence ATGCGTTCTCTACTTGCAGCACTATTAATTGCGACTACATTTTCTACGCCAGCTTGGGCAAGCGGCTCAAAACTACATGCTGAATGGGAAAATTTTAAAGCTCATCGAGCATTCCATCATTTGTCTGTTGATGGGCAAAAAGCTTTTGCAGATATTTTAAAGGCTCATGATTTATTGCAGGCAGGTAAAACTGATCCGGCAGTTCCTCTATTATATGATGCTCAAAAACGCCTTGCTGCCGCTCAAAAAGCAGACCAACGCTTTAAAGCAGCTGAGTCACAACTCCAGCCAGCTCCTCAGCATCAGGCTGATGCTAACCACAAAGCAACAGAAGGTACTGTGGATTGGCTTCCTCTAGGAGGAGAGTTCATCGTTAGTGAATCTCTAAGTCCAGAGAAAAAGGCAGCTGTAGCAACGGCGAATACTCAATTAAAGTCTGGAGATAGTAAGCAGGCAGCACAAACGATGCAGGTTGTAGGGGTGGATGCTGATTTCATTATAGCCCTTGCTCCATTACAGCCAACAATCGGTGCCCTTAATCGTGCAAATATCTTCACAGAAGGGCGCCAGCCGACACAGGCTTTAAGTGCTTTGGATGATATTTTAGATTCATTAGTTTTTGTTTCAGAGAATAGTATCATTCAGAATGATCCTGCTGCTGGAACATCAGCACCATCTAAATAA
- a CDS encoding SDR family NAD(P)-dependent oxidoreductase, producing MNKNLPFSGEPTLSQPIALLTGASGGIGKELTHFLLKQGYHVVLPLRNLEKAYKIFGKEHKNITYIECDLSQQLDLGKVSRAVHDLGGRVEKVIHCAGCIAPENIDAIQSENVTAQLTINLYAPILLTTELYPFFRKGTHIVFVNSVAGALPLEGSSIYTASKFGLRGFARALQLDVRKKGIGVSSIFLGAVDTPMLEKEMEDGGSILNFVSQPADPYYVAKLIMKLSRTSGKELFLPRIDGFFAHACLLMPWLLRLSSPILMYFGKRGLLQFQKKRAK from the coding sequence ATGAATAAAAATCTACCTTTTTCAGGTGAGCCTACTTTATCTCAACCGATTGCTCTTTTAACTGGCGCGAGTGGAGGGATTGGAAAAGAATTAACCCATTTTTTATTAAAACAAGGGTACCATGTTGTTCTCCCATTAAGAAATCTTGAAAAAGCGTATAAAATATTTGGGAAAGAGCATAAAAATATCACTTATATCGAATGTGATTTATCGCAGCAATTGGACTTGGGTAAAGTCAGTCGTGCTGTTCATGATTTGGGTGGAAGAGTTGAGAAAGTCATTCACTGTGCAGGCTGCATTGCTCCAGAGAATATTGACGCCATACAGTCAGAAAATGTAACGGCTCAACTGACGATTAATTTGTATGCGCCAATATTATTAACGACAGAATTATATCCTTTTTTCCGAAAAGGAACGCATATTGTTTTTGTTAATTCAGTTGCAGGGGCTTTACCATTAGAGGGGAGTAGCATCTATACAGCCTCTAAATTTGGGCTACGTGGTTTTGCGCGTGCACTTCAGCTCGATGTTCGGAAGAAAGGGATAGGTGTGTCTTCCATTTTTCTAGGAGCAGTTGATACTCCGATGTTAGAAAAAGAGATGGAAGATGGTGGTTCTATTTTGAATTTTGTGAGCCAGCCAGCAGATCCTTATTATGTAGCAAAACTAATTATGAAATTGTCTAGAACATCAGGGAAAGAGTTGTTCTTGCCCAGAATAGATGGATTCTTCGCTCACGCTTGCCTCCTGATGCCGTGGTTACTACGGTTGAGTTCTCCTATTTTAATGTATTTTGGAAAAAGAGGGCTTCTTCAATTTCAAAAGAAAAGAGCAAAATAG